A part of Paenibacillus sp. 481 genomic DNA contains:
- a CDS encoding DUF2626 domain-containing protein has translation MARMYRVLGFWTLVFGLMAFAGHMVEMALLFFMQTAFFVGLGYLKLTERTYILLFWGYMVVCFTGFSYWSVFVMGKPY, from the coding sequence GTGGCACGGATGTATCGCGTACTCGGTTTCTGGACATTAGTCTTCGGCCTGATGGCTTTTGCAGGACACATGGTTGAAATGGCGCTGCTCTTCTTCATGCAAACTGCTTTCTTTGTAGGTTTGGGCTATTTGAAATTGACCGAGCGTACATATATACTCCTGTTCTGGGGGTACATGGTAGTCTGCTTTACTGGATTTTCGTACTGGTCCGTTTTCGTTATGGGCAAGCCTTATTAA
- a CDS encoding class I SAM-dependent methyltransferase yields MSHYQLNRPLVQHLIYQMNESPLGALSFSTYMDACLYHPTHGYYMSDRSKVGRDGDFYTSAYIGSIMADMIGNYVQRTLQARGWSATNLTVVEWGAGTGRLAVQLNERLQQLQIPIGQYAIVETSPYHRAQAEAALCQRGFAAAFWDERNYLQFVAHNPVIVIANELLDAFPVERIRFRNRQLEQCYVVWNEDCAQFQAMWRPASAPLLRWVEEQQLSLADNLIYEASVVMSNWLQQMVAASTQAEFVFIDYGDTTEHLTASYRMEGTLMCYYRHQAHDDPFSYIGEQDITSMVDFDISQRAARLAGAATVNLMTQKQFLLEQGILQELQAHTEKDPFSDKARRNRSIRQLLLSDQMSERFHVLTVSK; encoded by the coding sequence ATGTCCCATTATCAATTGAATAGGCCATTGGTTCAACACTTAATTTACCAAATGAATGAATCACCTCTTGGGGCGCTCTCATTTTCTACTTATATGGACGCTTGTCTGTACCACCCCACACATGGTTACTATATGAGCGATCGCTCCAAAGTAGGACGCGACGGTGACTTTTACACGAGTGCGTATATCGGGTCCATTATGGCAGATATGATAGGCAACTATGTGCAGCGAACGCTTCAAGCACGGGGATGGTCGGCAACGAACTTGACCGTTGTGGAATGGGGTGCAGGTACGGGGAGGCTTGCTGTACAGCTGAATGAAAGGCTCCAGCAATTGCAAATTCCTATCGGACAATATGCGATTGTTGAAACGAGCCCGTATCATCGTGCTCAAGCAGAGGCTGCATTGTGCCAACGGGGCTTTGCAGCCGCTTTTTGGGATGAACGCAACTATTTGCAATTTGTAGCGCATAACCCTGTAATTGTGATCGCGAATGAACTGCTAGATGCCTTTCCCGTAGAGAGGATTCGGTTTCGGAATCGTCAATTGGAACAGTGCTACGTCGTATGGAATGAGGACTGCGCGCAATTTCAAGCGATGTGGCGGCCGGCTTCTGCCCCATTACTGCGCTGGGTTGAAGAACAACAGCTATCATTGGCAGACAACCTTATTTACGAAGCAAGTGTCGTCATGAGCAATTGGCTGCAACAAATGGTCGCAGCGTCCACGCAAGCCGAATTCGTGTTCATTGATTACGGAGATACGACCGAGCATTTGACCGCCTCCTATAGGATGGAGGGCACTTTAATGTGCTATTACCGTCATCAAGCGCATGATGACCCGTTTAGTTACATAGGTGAACAAGATATAACCTCGATGGTGGACTTTGACATCAGTCAACGGGCTGCCCGTTTAGCAGGTGCAGCCACTGTCAATTTGATGACGCAGAAGCAGTTTTTGCTGGAGCAAGGCATTTTACAGGAGCTGCAAGCACATACCGAAAAGGACCCGTTTAGCGACAAGGCTCGGCGAAACCGATCCATTCGTCAACTGCTCTTGAGCGATCAAATGAGCGAACGTTTTCATGTGCTTACCGTGTCCAAGTAA
- a CDS encoding extracellular solute-binding protein, protein MPKLKHTVTVIIMVAISFVLLVQFMGIAPNDVERPLAVDNTTTEPTVDDQAANSEKRLTVAVSLSPVAYDELQRLTKSFSEETRIAVDLVHVAEKEEAATWTNQLTLREGADVLLIDSKDVQAYAKRGWLLPVDSLSSGGESWPDWLGSQVKWNGVTWAIPAYLDPYVLVWNKEALKRTFGKERPPNTSNEWQNWLAALAGQSQVSQPQAGQSQSHVGKSMQQVNRPAWQLALHTNEQPSTAVRPPDHWFAWNEEDEWALMSLLWRLGALHPEQENIVNTLTNWRGEKRTSHTEAVVWTQNMSQLEAFRPHMRPWAPTLNAADKWSRLKSGQVLFTVVRYSEAIAEVNAALMIEPPMYSNSAVAQWVISPSYAIAAHSERTEEAKRWITYMNQVHVQRQWLDARSLLPVHKQAYSATHAPDWAARFIEREKSRMSYIVKDNATLLVGIGLLRQWLDGTIPLEQLNVQWKTVWDPVRNRQ, encoded by the coding sequence ATGCCGAAATTAAAACACACCGTTACGGTAATCATTATGGTCGCCATCTCATTCGTTCTGTTGGTTCAATTTATGGGGATCGCCCCTAACGATGTAGAACGCCCTTTAGCGGTCGACAACACGACAACAGAACCGACAGTCGATGATCAAGCTGCAAATAGCGAGAAGCGTCTTACCGTCGCTGTCAGCTTATCTCCTGTGGCATATGATGAATTGCAGCGCTTAACCAAATCGTTTAGCGAAGAGACGCGCATTGCTGTTGATCTGGTTCATGTTGCAGAAAAAGAAGAAGCTGCGACGTGGACGAATCAATTGACATTGCGAGAAGGCGCGGATGTGCTACTTATCGATAGTAAAGATGTACAGGCTTATGCCAAACGGGGCTGGTTGTTACCAGTAGATTCGTTATCAAGTGGTGGCGAATCATGGCCAGATTGGTTAGGAAGTCAAGTGAAGTGGAACGGTGTCACGTGGGCAATTCCTGCTTACCTTGATCCTTATGTGCTTGTGTGGAATAAGGAAGCGTTAAAGCGTACGTTTGGGAAAGAACGGCCTCCAAATACTTCAAATGAATGGCAGAATTGGCTCGCAGCATTAGCAGGCCAGTCGCAAGTAAGCCAACCGCAAGCAGGCCAATCGCAGTCACACGTGGGCAAATCTATGCAACAAGTTAACAGGCCTGCATGGCAGCTTGCCCTGCACACGAATGAGCAGCCAAGCACGGCTGTACGGCCACCAGATCATTGGTTTGCATGGAACGAGGAAGATGAGTGGGCACTTATGTCGCTGTTATGGCGACTTGGCGCGCTGCATCCTGAGCAAGAGAACATTGTAAACACGCTCACGAATTGGCGGGGCGAGAAGCGAACCAGCCATACAGAAGCGGTCGTATGGACACAGAACATGTCCCAACTGGAAGCTTTTAGACCGCATATGCGTCCGTGGGCGCCGACTTTGAACGCCGCTGATAAATGGAGCCGACTAAAGTCAGGACAAGTGTTATTTACGGTAGTCCGCTATTCAGAAGCGATAGCTGAAGTGAATGCGGCGTTGATGATCGAGCCGCCTATGTATTCTAATTCGGCCGTTGCCCAGTGGGTCATTAGCCCAAGCTATGCGATTGCTGCCCACTCTGAGCGCACAGAGGAAGCGAAGCGCTGGATTACATATATGAATCAGGTGCATGTCCAACGACAATGGCTTGATGCGAGATCACTGTTGCCCGTTCATAAACAAGCGTACAGCGCTACCCATGCACCTGACTGGGCAGCACGCTTTATCGAGCGTGAGAAGAGTCGTATGTCGTATATCGTAAAGGACAACGCTACGTTGTTAGTAGGCATAGGTCTATTACGTCAGTGGCTGGATGGGACGATTCCGCTTGAACAACTGAATGTGCAGTGGAAAACAGTATGGGACCCGGTGCGCAACCGACAATAG
- a CDS encoding PhoH family protein, whose translation MSKIFVLDTNVLLHDPNAIFAFATHDVIIPAIVLEEIDSKKRNADEIGRNARTVSRLLDSLRELGHLHSGVTLPHGGKLKVELNHRSFAKVQEMFDEITNDNRLLAVALNYHMEQQPLEQPAVVVLVSKDVLVRIKADVLGLHTEDYLSDRTVQSGEQLYAGQLTFFVHPSIIDEFYTYRVLLVKRLALNTKLYPHEFVILKDEMGSSKSALTKVSADGNKLEPLHFSSDPVWGITARNAQQRMAFELLLNDDIPLVTLSGKAGTGKTLLTLAAGLLKVEDEHKYKKLVIARPVVPMGKDIGYLPGEKEEKLRPWMQPIYDNLEYLFDTKKSGDIEKILLGMGNIQVEALTYIRGRSIPGQFIIIDEAQNLSKHEVKTIVTRVGEGSKIVLLGDPEQIDHPYLDSASNGLTYLIERFKQESISGHITLEKGERSRLAQLAADLL comes from the coding sequence ATGAGCAAAATATTTGTACTGGACACGAATGTATTGCTTCATGATCCGAACGCGATTTTTGCCTTTGCCACTCATGACGTTATTATTCCAGCAATCGTGTTGGAGGAGATTGACTCAAAGAAGCGGAATGCAGACGAAATCGGTCGCAATGCGCGCACAGTATCGCGGCTGCTAGACAGCTTACGCGAGCTAGGCCACTTGCATAGCGGCGTTACACTCCCACATGGCGGAAAGTTAAAAGTGGAGCTGAATCATCGCAGCTTCGCTAAAGTGCAAGAAATGTTCGATGAAATTACGAACGATAACCGCTTACTGGCCGTTGCGCTCAATTATCATATGGAACAACAGCCGTTAGAGCAGCCAGCTGTAGTGGTGCTTGTGAGCAAGGATGTGCTTGTGCGCATTAAAGCTGACGTGCTGGGGTTGCATACGGAAGACTATTTATCCGATCGGACGGTGCAGTCAGGAGAACAGCTATATGCCGGACAGCTGACGTTCTTCGTCCATCCGAGCATTATTGATGAGTTTTATACGTATCGGGTGCTGCTCGTGAAGCGGCTAGCGCTAAATACGAAGCTATATCCACATGAATTTGTTATTTTGAAAGACGAAATGGGTTCAAGTAAGTCCGCATTGACGAAAGTGAGTGCAGATGGAAACAAGCTAGAGCCTTTACATTTTAGCAGCGACCCTGTCTGGGGAATTACAGCTCGCAACGCACAGCAGCGCATGGCGTTTGAACTGCTGTTGAATGATGATATTCCGCTCGTTACGCTATCAGGCAAGGCGGGTACAGGAAAAACGTTGCTTACGCTAGCTGCTGGACTGTTGAAAGTAGAGGATGAACACAAGTATAAGAAACTTGTCATTGCGAGGCCGGTCGTGCCCATGGGAAAAGACATCGGTTACTTACCAGGGGAAAAGGAAGAGAAGTTACGCCCGTGGATGCAGCCGATCTATGATAATTTAGAGTATTTGTTCGATACGAAGAAGAGCGGGGATATTGAAAAAATTTTACTTGGGATGGGCAACATTCAGGTAGAAGCGTTAACGTACATTCGTGGTCGCTCGATTCCAGGTCAGTTCATTATTATTGATGAGGCACAAAATTTATCTAAGCACGAAGTGAAAACGATTGTAACCCGCGTCGGGGAAGGAAGTAAAATTGTGCTGCTGGGCGATCCAGAGCAAATTGACCACCCTTACTTGGACAGTGCCAGCAACGGTTTGACGTATTTGATCGAACGGTTTAAACAGGAAAGCATCAGCGGCCACATTACGTTGGAAAAAGGCGAGCGTTCACGTTTGGCGCAGCTGGCAGCTGATTTGCTGTAA
- a CDS encoding YhcN/YlaJ family sporulation lipoprotein — MHMLLTVMLVFGMLMSCVGCNNPKQQASQHQTAPSPHSNANINAQQTGKRTIHDANAVKHRLTQLAKSVPGVRGVNCVVFGNTAIVGIDVDGNLERSRVGTMKYSVAEALSKDPYGANAIVTADLDLNNRLREISRDIQQGRPISGFTEELADIMGRIVPQWPSKIKKISPDTDNPKLNQSM; from the coding sequence ATGCATATGTTGCTAACCGTGATGCTCGTATTTGGCATGTTAATGAGTTGTGTGGGATGCAATAATCCGAAGCAGCAAGCCAGTCAACACCAGACAGCGCCCTCACCCCACTCAAACGCCAACATCAACGCTCAACAAACAGGCAAACGTACGATTCACGATGCAAACGCTGTAAAGCATCGCCTGACGCAATTAGCGAAAAGTGTACCTGGTGTGCGCGGCGTTAACTGTGTTGTGTTTGGGAATACCGCTATCGTCGGCATTGATGTCGATGGCAATCTGGAGCGATCTCGCGTAGGAACGATGAAATATTCGGTAGCTGAAGCGTTAAGCAAGGATCCATACGGCGCAAACGCCATTGTGACGGCAGATCTCGATCTTAATAATCGTCTGCGGGAAATTTCCAGAGATATTCAGCAAGGCAGGCCGATTTCCGGATTTACAGAGGAGCTAGCAGACATTATGGGCCGCATCGTGCCGCAGTGGCCAAGCAAAATTAAAAAAATATCGCCAGACACAGACAATCCGAAGCTAAATCAATCCATGTAG
- a CDS encoding LCP family protein: protein MKSTTPLPPRNEARGRKAPATGTRRGMPKWLKVLLTAILLVAVAIGVYAGYLFWYANNSLDTISTAPKQEGGGSVDVTETLSPQTEPFAFVILGTDHREDAPGLRSDVVMVGGLHPETKEAVLISLPRDTYTEVEGYRADKLTHYYPIFHKLHEEGKLDSASPEDEMKKMLGTYMGINFDHIAVINFNGFVDLVDAVGGVNVNVDQNMCYRDSIDGTNIKLKQGEQKLEGKQALDFVRYRKSNCRPMTKGTTDFDRNKRQNEVISEIVGNMQSLGGVSHVFSVIDAISKNFKMDMTPDQMRSSLMTYFDINRQNIHYISVDGEWRSPYIYVDEQKLADAKQTLQDVLAGKSLKTAPPASADPGSSGTPGPNGPTGPKNSNQQMHQKEQ from the coding sequence ATGAAATCAACGACACCATTGCCGCCGCGTAATGAAGCACGTGGCCGGAAAGCGCCTGCTACAGGGACGCGCCGCGGGATGCCGAAATGGTTGAAGGTGCTGCTTACTGCCATTTTACTTGTTGCTGTTGCTATAGGTGTTTATGCCGGTTACTTATTTTGGTACGCCAATAATAGCCTAGATACCATTTCCACTGCTCCGAAGCAGGAGGGTGGAGGATCGGTTGATGTGACAGAAACGCTTTCTCCACAAACGGAGCCGTTCGCGTTCGTAATACTTGGAACGGATCACCGTGAGGATGCACCTGGTTTACGCAGCGATGTTGTTATGGTAGGCGGATTGCACCCTGAGACAAAAGAAGCGGTGCTTATTTCGCTACCACGAGATACATACACAGAAGTTGAAGGATATAGAGCGGACAAGCTTACGCATTATTATCCGATTTTTCATAAGCTTCATGAAGAAGGTAAGTTAGATAGTGCTTCACCAGAAGACGAAATGAAAAAGATGCTTGGCACGTATATGGGGATTAATTTTGACCATATTGCCGTCATTAATTTCAATGGTTTTGTCGACTTGGTTGATGCGGTCGGTGGTGTAAACGTAAACGTCGACCAAAATATGTGCTACCGCGATTCAATCGACGGCACGAACATCAAGTTAAAGCAAGGTGAGCAGAAGCTTGAAGGTAAGCAAGCGCTCGATTTTGTTCGCTATCGCAAATCGAATTGTCGTCCGATGACGAAGGGCACGACGGATTTTGACCGCAACAAGCGTCAAAATGAAGTGATCAGCGAAATCGTCGGCAATATGCAGTCGCTTGGTGGGGTGTCACACGTCTTTTCGGTAATCGATGCGATTTCGAAGAACTTTAAGATGGATATGACACCAGATCAAATGCGCAGCTCATTAATGACGTATTTTGACATTAACCGTCAAAATATTCATTATATTTCGGTCGATGGCGAGTGGAGAAGTCCTTACATCTATGTAGACGAGCAGAAGCTGGCAGATGCCAAGCAGACGTTGCAAGATGTGCTGGCTGGTAAATCATTAAAGACAGCTCCACCTGCATCTGCTGATCCAGGTTCAAGCGGAACGCCAGGTCCAAATGGCCCGACCGGTCCGAAAAATTCAAATCAGCAAATGCATCAAAAAGAGCAGTAA
- a CDS encoding YlaH-like family protein, with amino-acid sequence MQAWLASHPLISYVLIFVFVVYIFNKVFRVQKLPILKEILAYLMLALGSFLLLIFQIDKLPIIQCLFVAVSLMFMVRIRYFVEERQRKKEGKNSEAQS; translated from the coding sequence ATGCAAGCGTGGCTGGCCTCTCATCCGTTGATTAGTTATGTGCTTATTTTTGTATTTGTCGTGTACATCTTTAATAAGGTGTTTCGGGTACAAAAGTTGCCTATTTTAAAAGAGATTCTCGCTTATTTGATGCTAGCTCTTGGTTCGTTTTTATTGCTTATTTTCCAGATCGATAAATTGCCGATTATTCAATGCTTGTTTGTAGCTGTGTCGCTCATGTTCATGGTGCGCATTCGTTACTTCGTTGAAGAACGTCAACGGAAAAAAGAGGGAAAAAATTCAGAAGCACAAAGCTAA